Genomic window (Helicoverpa zea isolate HzStark_Cry1AcR chromosome 9, ilHelZeax1.1, whole genome shotgun sequence):
taaataacaagacgggatttattttctttattctgatcaaaaatgcacaataattatattctagtaaattattttgggtagccctacgctcggtgggcggggcttaagtgaacccggacgccgggttttcgggcataagggtcccgttccgatacaattgcgctgttggactcgaataccgggttgttatgtaattatgcaaaatatttttgagcatGTGGATAGGAATTGCATAGGTGAGCTGGGCAGCGAAAGTGTTAAGACGTTTGAAATAAAGTACATTTTTAACAATTACAAATCTGTTAGATATTTCACCCATACTAAGACATCCGGCAATAATTTACTATTAATTGGATACTAGCTTAAGCCTTGAGAAGTAGTCTTATAAATATACTGCCAAATATCATTTAATGAATGTCTTAAACTAATGAATTCGTGAGCAAGCGGCGTTTGAAttgaaattaacaataatagAGTAGGCTTGTCACAATATGCGGTGTATGCAAGAAGTTTATATGTTTAACTGAAGGCCACTAGAACCGAAAGGGCACATGAATGTCAGTTGACAAGAGTCACGCGACAAGTggactctttcgaacaattccaaAGCCTGCCGCTTAGGCCCTCATAGGCCTCACTGGGGTCATAGCCTTCAGTTATACCTACAAAGCTTCTTGGGTGTATGTAGCAGCATTTATCGAGTCGATATTAATCGCTACACCAATTGCAGGAGTTGCCAACGGCAAAAAAGTATTGCTTAAGCGTGAAAAGATAGAGGGTGCTTCAGTATTAAAACTGGGTGCTCCACTCTTAAAATTAAGGCTTCccttttataaattttagaCGTAATTAATTatccttttttttataatatacatactaTGCATTTTTATTGGTCAGTAGATGGGCccaatatttttgaagtaaatatcttgaaatatttaaataatgaatattgAGTCTAGcaaatattttacctatattAGTTTGTGCTGTAATTTCATATGGATTTAATTTGTAACATTAGTAATGGTTTAAATTCAATAGAAGTGTAAAGGTTTACGCAATGTAATAGTTTGGccaaaaataaagcttatttattcaaagtttgttttatttttaatagttatATTATTAGGTTATTTAGGTCAAcccctacataaaaaaaaacttaaaatctaATTTACCTTATGAATGTCGCCAGGATATTTTAACGGTGGAGTTCTATTGCAACCATGTGTCgtcaattctgaaaaaaaaaacatagatttttgtttttagctCTGTGagtttgttttaatataaattagttcTATACATACCTCATGTTTCTGGTAATACATCTGCATCTGTAAATCtgtcaagtatttttttatcgattattCCCAATGTCCACCACTTGTCTGGCCACCACTGGGGGACAGCGAGAcaactttaaaacattattctcGCTGTCCACCACTGGGGGACAGCGTCAcaactttgtaaattatttccatTCGCCACCACTGGTGGACAGCGACACGGATTTTTTAACATTCCCTATGGCCGCCGTAGGGGATAAAGGCACCATTCTTTTGATCCAATTCCCACTGGCCatcaatgtaaattattttatctagaGACCATTTGGTTTTTATGCTGAAATTAGTTCCACtgaactaatgggacattttgttctactatacagaagaagtacagtcgacggccTGGGTGACATCTCGCCGGGTggtggcttctgactacccgtagcgatTGCCgtggatgttcaatgacagccagaacctacagtttaacgtggcaTCAGAAacgcagtcattggtgtccaagatatgcttagaaagtacatacaaactttttatttatcaatgtctGATTTTAAACACCACCACAGATGTGTTATAAAATTAGATGAACAACAAAGAGTAACTAACTCACTATATAGTTCCTTTTCATTTCTGCTCTCCTAGtacttttgtaaagaaaatcagTTGATTCTTGatgaaagttatgaaaaaaaatctaagttattctgactgctatcgattttgagctctgaaaaaaatcacaacaaCTACAAATAACCACGGACCCGGCGAGATGTCATCCAggccgtcgactgtacttcttctgtatagtagaacaaaatgtcccattagttcaGTGGAACTAATTTCAGCATAAAAACCAAATGGTCtctagataaaataatttacattgatGGCCAGTGGGAATTGGATCAAAAGAATGGTGCCTTTATCCCCTACGGCGGCCATAGGGAATGTTAAAAAATCCGTGTCGCTGTCCACCAGTGGTGGCGAatggaaataatttacaaagttgTGACGCTGTCCCCCAGTGGTGGACAGCgagaataatgttttaaagttgTCTCGCTGTCCCCCAGTGGTGGCCAGACAAGTGGTGGACATTGGGAATAatcgtttttttattaattcactgGCAACATTTATCTACGTAGGGTTGCCAGCTTACCGCATCGAATTCTAATTTATAAAAGGGATAGTATATCGAAAtgcgatcaaaaaataaatattttcaaaaatttaatcaCAATAATCAGGAAACAGATTTCTGTGATACAAATAAGTgagtacggtagaccgcacatcagtggtaactgtcatgcaccttaactcaatagtaataagtacgattttcctataaaactgttaccactgacctgaagttgactgtacctacaaTGGCTTAACAACCtgagtaaaaataatatcaaaagcaCGTGGTATAAGCAGTCTTTTACCATCTGTCTAGACAGCGACAATCTTTCATTATCTCATAAAGCATAATAAGAAAACATAATATAGAAGCATTCTCGATTTCATAAAGCATATAAAATCATTCATATCCTCATTAAGCATATAgaagcatttataatatatcaTAAAACATATAGAGGCAATCATAATCCCATAAAGCATATAAAAGCATTCATAATATCATAAAGCAAGGTACCTATGCATAGAAGCATTCATAATCTCATTAAGCATATAGAAGCATTCTCAATTTCATAAAGCATAAATATAGGCGATTAACACACGGCACCGCGCACCGCCGCCGGTAGGCGGTGAAGCGGATCTCATGTCGCGttgaccaggggcccgattctcctaattttacttaagcaacataggtacgattcacgttcgactcggttcgactgagatccaatctcgactcgattacgattgaagcgtatgtggcattccgctattttttctttgaaataaacgtttttatccttttctgtcattcaataatgaatcattttgtctgcaaatgatttacgattgcaaaatgattgtacagcaaactaccgtatagaccaaaatagcagaccaatcgcaaaccaatcgaatgtcgttggaatacgattggtcttatattagtagcagaatgcccaatatggttaaaactgctattgtgatcatattgcgattcgatttctattcgattttgacattattaacttaggagaatcgggcccctgtattaAATCCGTTGATGCCTAACACACGTGCACCGCCTGACCGCGCGTTCGAGCGGTGCTCTTTTCTTCGAGCGCCACCGCCCTCCGTGTGATAATCGCCATAGTCATAGGTAATCTCATAAAGCATATAGAAACATTCATATCCTCATAAAAACCCACGTAAAAAGTTTActcataggtacataaaaatgaCCCTCAACTGAAAACCATGTTTAGCTTCACTAAAAGTGGATTTCTATAATAGCCAATCCTATTTCTATAGCCTAGGGATTaaattttgacataatttttatgaagCTAATGTCATAATTTAATCTCTCATCGCAAACAATGGATCGttcggttattgaaatccgtaGTAAGATCACTTCATTGCCAATCTATGTATAGACTTCACTTATCTAAAAAGCACAACTAACTCAATATCTCATCTAAATTGACATCGTAAACTCTACTGTTGGGTAGCCGCGTCTGCGCTTGGACTTCTTGTCGCAAAGCCATTACCACGTGAAGGTCAGTCTTCGATGATGGGCAGAAAGCTGTGAGCCGGGTTGGTACGTAAGCTGCGTTCAAGAGCTTTAGAGGCATTGCTAGAGCCATGCAGCCTTGTTCTGAAAGAGGATGAAATACCTGGGTAATTGTCTGATACTGTCTTCCACTAGCGTTTCAAACGCGTCCAGTAGGAGTGGGAATTACTTCGTGCTCCCGGATACAAGTAGCTTGTAACCTTCTTAGATAAATAGGGTGtgtgataggtacctacttatattttttcaaatcagattgTTAACTGCTTCCAAAACAAAAACACCCTTCGGCGTTGCCTATAATAGAGAATCTGATGAAGATGAAGGCCACATCTATTCCACAACCTTAAGACCTTTACTCATTTCACTAACATCCTATCCTTATTCCTGACTCTGGTTGTGAaagggtaggtacctacctacaagcAGAACACTGTCCAAACTTACCAGGCATCTTCCTTCTAAAATGGACATTCTCAATCATGTATATTCCACTTCTACCCAGCACATTGGAGACAGTTCTACTAGCGAATTCTCTGGTCTGCTCCGACTCGAAGGTTGGCGTGTCTGTGGCGACCCCTACCACATGGCTCAAATTCGCTGCAATCCATTCTGCAAGTTCGTAGCTAAGACCTGAAATTAAGGAGGCAGTCGTAAGTGACATGAGGGTCGAAGGAAATGAAATGGGTGGGGTTGTTTGCTTTCATAGCAAAAGAGGTACCTAGGTAGTTCTAGACATTAGTAGCCCTGGTTGGATAGTAGAATCGTTTTTCTTTCAAAGAGAAAACAGGGGAGCATAATTGTAAGAGAATAAGGGGAGTCCATATAAGCGATATCTCTAATCAAGGGAGAGTCCACATGTAGATATATAAAAAGTGTAATGTCGACCAGTAGGTAAATTAGTGTTGTAGACATCCCCACACTTGATTCGCTACTCACAGAATATGCAAGTTCATTCTAGAGTgactgattatttttattgatttgttttgCAGTTTTCTTTCTAAATCGTTTCTGAATAAGTTTTTGTTGTCTCATTAGCACAAAGAAGACGTTtttatattaggtaggtacctattctggATTAGTATTTTATCATTCTTGAACTTGACGTTTGATTGCGAAAATTTGTCTGGCAGATACGGTTTAATTAAGAGATAACGGCATTTTTATGcctaattttaaaatagttaggcacgtacttatacatatttcaGGCTTACGATGTAGGTAAGGTAGGTAACCTACCTATATTTGTAGATAGTAATGACAGATAAATACAATAAACCACTTATTTGAATAGATAATGATATTCATGTATATGGGTGGATTTAAATAGCCAACAACACTGGATAATTTTATACTACAAGAGATTGGATGATGGCATGTAACCACAGACTGTCAtctcattcaaaattaaaatcaaaaatcgtttattcataCTTGGTTACAAAACTGcacattttgcaaaaaaacgCTCAAAACGCTCACCCTTCCCCACtttctatgtatttttgctgcgTGGGTACCAATGAgttatttaaaatgcaaagtCAGACGCCATCATACCGATTTATGAACAGTCTGGAGAGTTTAAAGGTATGATTTCGAACGACGCTGcacgcagcagtgctgccgcgaCACTACTGGTCCCCGTACAATTTCTATTGGCTTATATGAGATTACATTCCGAGCTAGGCAGCAATGTCGCGGCAGCAATGtagcggcagcactgctgcgcgtCAGTGTCGCCCTACCGCCGCGACAGACCAATAGTGACGCGTCTGCCGCCGCAGCAAGAGTACCTACTTGAATGTTGACACGTAAATTGACAACAAAAGGATGAATTTCTCTGACTCAGACTTCTTCCTCTTCcaacagtataaataaaagcTGGTCATCAATCGACATCTTGTCAACTCTAAGTAAACTAACGAATACCCAACAACGCATCACCACGAACAGAGCGACACTGCCGCGTTGCTCGGAATCAGCGCGGCAGGCAGCACTGCTGGGCAGCACTGCTGCGTGCAGCGTGGTTCGGAATCATACATTAAGacatagtaaaaaataataaaaatcaaggTAAATAAGTTCCAACTCACCAGGCACCTTACACACACAGGCATTAACATTGACCTGATTATTATCTTCATCCGTCCAGCCGAATCTAAAGAGTAGTAACGTGGGTTCCTTAGGATCGTGCTTCAATGCTGCCCATTGTAACGCCACGTCGAGGGTTAGAACTACTGATGGGTTGAGGGTAGTCAATGTGCTCACGTCGACTATTGATACTGGAAGAGGAATGAAGTTGAGTTGAGATTTTGAattttagggtgcgtctacacggtgcaagaagcttgcgcatgttgaggcacatgagCAGATTACATGCATTGTAAAAATGTGCGGATCTAACGACTCGCGCATGTTGCGTGGGTCACTTGCGCATAatttgctccagctacatgcaccgtgaaGACGCACCCTTAGGATACAAAAGGGCGTACATGCACCATGAGCATTATTCATCTACCTAAAAATTCGTGACCTGTCCTCACCAATGTACGGGGTACGTAAAATAGTGTCGTCAAAAGTGACATTCTAAAAATGGTTTCCAATGTGAATTTGTTTTGTACagtaaaggcttcgaaactctTAAACTGATTTGTATATTTCACTGATGGGTAGCTACTCTATAGCACTTCATATTTGCTATTTACTTAATTCACATATCAAAAAACAATTTAGTTTTGAAATGTTGAAGTTAGTAGTACTTACATCGACTCAACAAGTACTCCGAGGGTATAACGGCCGGGTGCATGGATCCCGTACTTCCAGAATGTTCCAGGTGTATGCCTGTACCCAGATCTGGTGCTCCGCAGTTGATGCACACTTTCCTGTAAAAATTTACAGTAATCCTTtttcaatattcaaaattaaaacttgcttgctttatttttgaaaatcttaGTAGGTATTCAGCTAATTTCAGTTTTAACCCAACTTTCCTAAGAACAGAACTCAATACGACCTCGTATattgtgtatatatttttttatggtgtAGGTAAAGTTGATCCAAGAGGTCATCGGACAAAAGACAGATAAAATAAGATTGCATTATTTTGAAAGATGATGttacaagtaaaaaataaacaaaaattaagtatATAACTCAGCACAGTTTGTGTCATTCAATGATATAGTGGATTACCGACCCATTGAACCGTTAACCTACGTCTATGCGTCCATAGTCACAGTATGGAAATCACACCATCAGGATTCAAATAAACTAGTTGATGCTTTTAGGACTTACCAATGCTTTTCCATAGCACCATAATACATGGCCAAGTCTCTCCAAGTAGTCGGCTTGGTCATATCCACAACATCAATTTTGTCTATGTCCTCTTTGCAATATAACACGCGGGTCATTTGGAGCAAAAATgttgttaaaaatatgttttgtttcatCTTTAAAGGTTTTCTTTATGACTTTGTTGCCTAACGGTAGGTACTGTTTAAGTTTGTTTATAATATGACCTAGTTGTAGTTTTACTCGAAAGTCTTTAAGAACACCAGCTTCAAATATTTGAGTGTCACCGTCACAGTTTTGAGGGATCTCAAAATTTTGCACTGTCAGATTTTACACTCAATTACACACTGAAGTTAATCAATTAAGAGTACTTTAATCGAATGGTTGAATCCACTTTATGTTCTCTTAATCACGCACATTACCAGTTATTTCTAATGAATTAAATAACCTATtcctatattattattagttaccACAGCAAAGGTCTCTATTGAAATGCAGGTGCACGGCAAGAGCTCTCATATTTGTTcttatatatttgtttgtttatttattttcttgtcttCAAACAAAGGGATAGTTGATAGTAATAGAATAAGTGTTAGGTAAGCTAAAGTGTCAATAGGAAAAGGTATTCCGATGACGTAaattttttgtgaatatttttctgCCATTGTGTTCTTGGTATGCAATAGTTCGTGACTAGGTCAAAGAAGCGCGAATCGATTGAATCATAAGGGTGCGTTTACAAGGTGCAAATAGCtagcgcatgttgaggcacatgcattttaaaaacgtgcgggtccagcgactcgcgcatgtactaaagcaaaatacccatccgcgtgctcttgtcagttgtcacttgcgcatgtcaacgtgctccagctacatgcaccgtgtagaggCACCCttaggttaagcaacgcttggcgcggtatAAAGTATAAGGTTGGGGTTTAAGGTTGCCCGGGTCACTGgggtgaggaggtcagataaatagaagccgaccccaacagtgTTAGTGGAATGGTTGATTGTTAATCAGGACTTTTTGGTATAACAAtcaaaaatgatgatgatgacgattacTGATTTGCCCGACGTGTGAAACAAAGgccattcatttgtttttgtattgcCCAACATGACGAATTGTTATGCATACCTGTCAAAGGTATTAATTTAGCAAGGGGCACATTGTTcagtattgttttgtttttaatagttCCATTAGACAGTGGACCCATAGTTAGCCATtgtcttgtaaaacactggtagccgaccccgacatagttgggaaaaagctaatcaGATGATGAATGTGCCCATAGTTACTATTTTTAAGCcacatgatgatgtcctcctagccgattatcggctacggcggctgttctcatgtaaggagattagcctactacgcaggacatattatagtgcacgagcatttgcgcagacacaggtgcactcactattccttaactctcatagcccgatgggacggtaatccgacacgaccggagagagatcaggcgcaggaccgacatttacgtgctctccgatgcacgggtgtatcaatcaccagcttccaggctccgggctgctttgtgaaagtcttctaaaacccacaaagcgatttcggcccgactcgggaatcgaacccgagacctcgtgattagcagccgcactagcgacagctagaccaacgaggcagttcagCCACATACGCCTAGCTTAAGCCTGGCTTATacataaatgataaaatatgaattgaaaacatgatttttactattttatggcACGTATCATAAAACCCCTTTCATGGCTTTATCCCGTGTCAAACTGAGCTTAGCTTAATCAAACTATTATTTATGGTTTTACGATAAATCCAAAACTATCAGTATGTTTTATGATAGTTTTAAGCTTATCTTTTAGTTTATCagtcataaaataattgtttttgctAACTATTAGTCAGATTTTAATGTCGATGTACGCATTAgaatataatcatcatcatcgtaaCCGGTCCCATTCGCGTCGAAGGAGGACCATTTCCTGTAACTGGGTCAAAAGTAAAGTATGTCTTTTTTCAGGCTAACTTTGGCAGACTATCggttttttacttaatttacaTTCTGTTGTTTTGGGGTCAAATCGTCAAATATGGGAGAAGTAAACATACACATGCTGCGTTGACCACGAATAAATTAGCGACAAGGGCGCAAAAGTCAAAGAATGaacgacaaaatattttttaaagaaagcataacagtcaataaaaatactggAGACTTctgtacaaaacaaacaaacctctagataacattaaacattttacctaaaatgaatcactaaaatatttttgcactcaTTATCCTTGCCTTTTATATGCAAATAAAAACGGTAGCGTGCAATAAAGATTAATTATAATAtcgtatatttatgtatttacaatgGTAGGTAACAAAGTCCATGTAGGTCACGGCGAAATATGTAACATTGAACGATTGCAGGACGATATATATTGTCTCTGTAATGCCCTCCAGACCAAATTCGGTGAACAACTTGACTAGTACACACATAGTAGGTAGGCAGATATTGACAGTGGCAATCTTGATTTTGCCAGACAAAAGGGCTACGGTCGGAAAAAGACTTCGATGCTCGTCGCTTCAGTCGAAAGACGTCCAAGGCTGGTGAAAGGCTTTCCTTAAGGATTGCACTTGGTTTAAAGCTACCCTTGACCAGATACTCAAAATTGTAATCATCCTAAACATTTTGAACACatctttttaaaatacaatttaccaAACACAAAGCTGAAGACAATTTATACGACAG
Coding sequences:
- the LOC124633530 gene encoding uncharacterized protein LOC124633530, whose product is MKQNIFLTTFLLQMTRVLYCKEDIDKIDVVDMTKPTTWRDLAMYYGAMEKHWKVCINCGAPDLGTGIHLEHSGSTGSMHPAVIPSEYLLSRLSIVDVSTLTTLNPSVVLTLDVALQWAALKHDPKEPTLLLFRFGWTDEDNNQVNVNACVCKVPGLSYELAEWIAANLSHVVGVATDTPTFESEQTREFASRTVSNVLGRSGIYMIENVHFRRKMPEQGCMALAMPLKLLNAAYVPTRLTAFCPSSKTDLHVVMALRQEVQAQTRLPNSRVYDVNLDEILS